In Harmonia axyridis chromosome 6, icHarAxyr1.1, whole genome shotgun sequence, a single window of DNA contains:
- the LOC123682844 gene encoding uncharacterized protein LOC123682844 → MAGRDLVFGNNEKYDIIQCFNQSNENVSEALELYFNRFPERHQPSRATIFRLKHNLLNYGAYFKPRPKVYNKENQEVDEINVLASVHATHQNSCAKLENETGVSRSRVHRILKQHKLKPYKFNIVQHLYPGDAARRMNFCNWFLNQAQRDIDFAKKIIWSDESHISSAGIFNRQNTRHWYDENHHIVLNDNNKVDLVLMWHVSYWGLKSYTAFLKDLLPQIGT, encoded by the exons ATGGCTGGAAGAGATTTGGTTTTTggtaacaatgaaaaatatgacATTATACAATGTTTTAATCAATCCAATGAAAACGTTAGCGAAGCTTTGGAACTTTATTTCAACAG ATTTCCTGAGAGGCATCAACCTAGTCGAGCAACTATATTTAGACTAAAGCATAATTTACTGAATTATGGTGCATATTTCAAACCTCGACCCAAGgtatataataaagaaaatcaaGAAGTAGATGAGATAAATGTTTTAGCTAGCGTTCATGCCACTCATCAGAATTCTTGTGcaaaattagaaaatgaaaCTGGCGTTTCCAGATCACGGGTACACAGAATTTTAAAACAGCATAAGTTAAAACCCTATAAATTTAATATTGTCCAACACTTATATCCTGGTGATGCAGCAAGACGTATGAATTTCTGCAATTGGTTTTTGAACCAAGCTCAGAGAGATAttgattttgcaaaaaaaattatttggtcAGACGAATCACATATTAGCAGTGCTGGTATATTTAACAGGCAAAACACAAGACATTGGTATGATGAAAACCATCACATAGTTTTGAACGACAACAACAAGGTCGATTTGGTTTTAATGTGGCATGTTTCATATTGGGGACTAAAATCATATACCGCATTTTTGAAGGATCTCTTACCGCAAATAGGTACTTGA